The window TTTCACTTTAGAGTATCTGTATGAGCCCTGTAGTGCTGTAGTACTACTGAAAAATCATGATTTCTTGTCCTCCATACTGCATCTATGGGTATATTTACATGAAaatggtgttaaaaaaaaaaaaaaactaaaaataacccaCCTCCTTGTCCCTAGTTAAGTCTGTGTTCCTTTGAATTCTCTCAGAGATTAACTGGTAAAAGTCCAGACAGTCTAGAGGAGCTGCGTGAGATAGCCTTTGACGCTGAGGAtgaggaagaagaggaagatGAAAATCAGGAGGAACAACATGGAGATGAAAGTGAAGATGAGAGCCAGGACAATCTTGAACTTGGCACAGAACGGTCACATGACCTTGATGTGCCATGTAAGGATGACTCCACAACGGATGAAAGCTGAAATGATGTCTTATGAAAAATACTGAACTGAAAAGAACCATTATGGACCagttgtttggttttatttgaatgtttaactTTGCCTTCGATgcacctttttattttaatacttttacccTTGCTGtaaatgagcttttattttcagTACCTGTAGTTAATGTGCATGTTCACTGCCAGTGTACATATGTAAAATTGAATGCATACAACGGAAATAAACTCATATTTTGTACACATCctttttaattgtttacctAACATTTGACCACTCTTGGTGTAAGTGAAGCCCTTCTGCTCATCTTCCTCATGCAAAGTGTCACTCTTTGAGCTCTGCTGGTAGCCTAAAACCCCGAGAAGCTCCTGAGCAAAGTTTAAAGGCCATCTGTCCCAGTTCAGGCTCGCCAGTTTCTCCAGACTGGACTGCAGGGTTGTGGAATCCTTGATGTGGCAGATGATGGGGATGTTGTGGCAACACAGGATGTTGAGCAGGTAGCAGCTCCAGCGCTGTGAGGTAATTGAGAGTTTGGTGGTTGGAGATATGAACTCCAGCAGCATGTCAGGGAGCCCAAGTGCTTGTGCTTTGTCTTGGTTGGCGACGTGGAGGTAACAGATCGTGCTGAGACCCTCTAGGACTTCAATGATGTGTTTGTCTGTAACGTCAGGTGTTTTCAGTAGCTCCACCATGCTTGCCATGTACTCATCTGCTGCTTGAGCTGCATGTTCATAACCACCTGAAAGAGTTTCAGTGTTAATTGGGGCAGTATCAATGTGTATAGTAattataaaaagaataaaaaataagtgggttttttatttttatttttttttattaaatggcAGCTAACCTCTAGAAACAAACCAGATGTTTGAACCCAAATTTAGTACCTACCAGTGTATGGCAAGCCATTTTGACATGTATTTCCATGCTCTTAGTAACTTTTTAGGTACCAGtatcgctttttttttttttttgtttttttttttttttttttttttttttttaaatttactagtACTTCAATACTGTACTTAATTGATTCg of the Labeo rohita strain BAU-BD-2019 chromosome 19, IGBB_LRoh.1.0, whole genome shotgun sequence genome contains:
- the LOC127182105 gene encoding armadillo-like helical domain-containing protein 2, with protein sequence MIRFLSSFYDTCIKPYFSSGVEDTDRSHKNKIYRAGQLIQDTQLSIAVRADAARDIGILSYTGGYEHAAQAADEYMASMVELLKTPDVTDKHIIEVLEGLSTICYLHVANQDKAQALGLPDMLLEFISPTTKLSITSQRWSCYLLNILCCHNIPIICHIKDSTTLQSSLEKLASLNWDRWPLNFAQELLGVLGYQQSSKSDTLHEEDEQKGFTYTKSGQMLGKQLKRMLNMHINYRY